In Amycolatopsis methanolica 239, a single genomic region encodes these proteins:
- a CDS encoding cytochrome P450 codes for MSTTTLPARTVVPRAALPDALAVGALVLAPNLAQGLFARRPAMVRVAAAAGVDVAAVRHLSAMARRNPRPVRVGGTVLLLDPRDADRVLEGPVDVYAGDPDPKRRGMAHFQPGAVTISRGEAWRERRRFTDAVLASVPAIVPRVAECVAQEVARLPAVTGWRPWNRAFQRIARRVVLGDEAAGDDALSVTLGRMMAEANRLPRRPSRRLPAFRASVEGHLERAEPVSLAAAIADTPAGPDTEPGAQVTHWLFALGDTLAANALRALAVLGQRPGDAERALADADHAAACLQETMRLWPTTPMLSKQTRAEVVRDDGTVLPAGTRILVVNTFFHRDPPRVPDADAFVPGRWLDGPPPGVNHFSRGPQRCAGVDLALLTGREALRAALMRTLTIRTPRLPAQPPMPHALDYFRIEAVLA; via the coding sequence ATGTCCACGACCACTCTCCCCGCCCGCACCGTGGTTCCCCGTGCGGCCCTGCCCGACGCGCTGGCGGTCGGCGCGCTGGTGCTGGCGCCGAACCTGGCGCAGGGGCTGTTCGCCCGCAGGCCCGCCATGGTCCGGGTCGCGGCGGCCGCCGGGGTGGACGTCGCGGCGGTGCGGCACCTGTCGGCGATGGCGCGCCGGAACCCCCGGCCGGTGCGCGTCGGCGGGACGGTGCTCCTGCTCGACCCGCGCGACGCCGACCGGGTGCTCGAGGGGCCGGTCGACGTCTACGCCGGTGACCCGGACCCGAAACGCCGGGGCATGGCGCACTTCCAGCCCGGCGCGGTGACGATTTCGCGGGGCGAGGCGTGGCGGGAGCGGCGCCGGTTCACCGACGCGGTGCTCGCGTCGGTACCCGCCATCGTGCCGCGGGTGGCGGAGTGCGTGGCGCAGGAGGTCGCCCGGCTGCCCGCGGTGACCGGGTGGCGGCCGTGGAACCGGGCGTTCCAGCGGATCGCGCGCCGGGTCGTGCTGGGCGACGAAGCCGCCGGCGACGACGCGCTGTCGGTGACGCTGGGCCGGATGATGGCCGAGGCGAACCGGTTGCCGCGCCGGCCGTCCCGGCGTCTGCCCGCCTTCCGCGCGAGCGTCGAGGGCCACCTGGAACGGGCCGAGCCGGTCAGCCTGGCCGCGGCGATCGCGGACACGCCGGCTGGTCCGGACACCGAGCCGGGCGCGCAGGTCACGCACTGGCTGTTCGCGCTCGGCGACACCCTGGCGGCCAACGCGCTGCGGGCGCTCGCGGTGCTCGGCCAGCGCCCGGGGGACGCCGAACGCGCCCTGGCGGACGCGGACCATGCGGCGGCGTGCCTGCAGGAGACGATGCGGCTGTGGCCGACCACGCCGATGCTGTCCAAGCAGACCCGCGCCGAGGTGGTGCGGGACGACGGGACGGTCCTGCCGGCCGGGACGCGGATCCTGGTGGTGAACACGTTCTTCCACCGCGACCCGCCGCGCGTGCCGGACGCGGACGCGTTCGTGCCGGGGCGCTGGCTGGACGGCCCGCCGCCCGGGGTGAACCACTTCAGCCGCGGCCCGCAGCGCTGCGCCGGGGTGGACCTGGCGCTGCTCACCGGCCGCGAAGCGCTGCGCGCGGCGTTGATGCGCACGCTGACCATCCGCACCCCGCGACTGCCCGCCCAGCCGCCGATGCCCCACGCGCTCGACTACTTCCGCATCGAAGCCGTACTCGCCTGA